One Elusimicrobiaceae bacterium DNA window includes the following coding sequences:
- the secF gene encoding protein translocase subunit SecF: protein MICLIPKTNFDFVKNRFTFFAISGLLVLGSILTIAVKGFNYGLDFSGGTMLQVDFRQPTDIGTIRTALEKAGITPEIQTYSGGSSYAIRVKGSQDNVNEIGNRIKSALDTVSAGYSVGRVEYVGPAVGRDLSKKAIWAMVLSLFGIIIYVAFRFSNPIWGVMGVLGQFHDILIVVGALAITGREINLITVAALLTIAGYSINDTIVIFDRMRENMHLNPRIKLYDLINLSVNETMSRTVITTLTVFLASIILYFLGGPVLNDFAFAMLVGVICGVYSTVTIATTLLYQFVEGSKNNSASNSAQLTEKKPAFAKIAADANTAPPAAGNKLRASKKSSRRRR, encoded by the coding sequence ATGATCTGCCTCATTCCGAAAACAAACTTCGACTTTGTAAAAAACAGATTCACTTTCTTCGCCATATCCGGCCTGCTGGTATTGGGAAGCATCCTTACCATAGCGGTGAAGGGTTTTAATTACGGGCTGGATTTCTCCGGCGGAACCATGCTGCAGGTGGATTTCAGGCAGCCGACCGATATCGGCACGATCCGCACCGCGCTTGAAAAAGCCGGCATCACCCCGGAAATCCAGACTTATTCCGGCGGCTCGTCCTACGCTATCCGCGTAAAAGGCAGTCAGGATAACGTAAATGAAATCGGCAACAGAATAAAAAGCGCGCTGGACACCGTGTCGGCCGGTTATTCGGTAGGCCGGGTCGAGTATGTGGGCCCTGCGGTGGGACGGGATCTGTCTAAAAAAGCCATCTGGGCGATGGTGCTGTCGCTGTTCGGCATCATCATCTATGTGGCTTTCCGCTTCAGCAACCCCATCTGGGGCGTAATGGGCGTGCTGGGCCAGTTCCACGATATTCTCATCGTAGTAGGCGCGCTGGCGATAACCGGCCGGGAAATCAACCTGATAACCGTGGCCGCGCTGCTGACTATCGCCGGCTACTCGATTAACGATACCATCGTTATTTTCGACCGGATGCGCGAAAATATGCATCTTAATCCGCGCATCAAACTGTACGACCTTATCAACCTCAGCGTGAACGAAACGATGTCGCGGACAGTCATCACGACTCTAACCGTCTTTCTGGCGTCCATAATACTGTATTTTCTGGGCGGGCCGGTTCTTAACGACTTCGCGTTCGCCATGCTGGTAGGCGTCATCTGCGGAGTTTACTCGACCGTGACCATCGCCACTACGCTGCTGTACCAGTTCGTTGAAGGCTCGAAAAACAACTCCGCTTCAAATTCCGCGCAGCTCACGGAAAAGAAACCCGCGTTCGCGAAAATTGCGGCCGACGCCAACACCGCGCCCCCCGCGGCAGGCAACAAACTCCGCGCCAGCAAGAA
- the secD gene encoding protein translocase subunit SecD, protein MPKKLMWKWITIFALLILSAWLLYPTYNWYSMPQTERTRLEAERSRPKRILNLGLDLRGGSYLLLELDVSKLDKTEKTQDALQRAIEILRNRIDQYGVAETPIARQGERWISVQLPGIANTDTAEELIGKTAMLEFKTVDTSPAAEKVLSMISEADEPFLQDGSLNPVIAKELPAGAEVLKGKEAKYYVVESSVIVTGAYLKDAKVQTGGQYGYPYISFTFDKDGGKLFSEYTGSHIGKYLAIVLDGVVHSAPVIKSRISGGSGIIEGNFSIEEAKNLAIILRAGALPAPVRIIEKRTVGPGVGEDSIKAGLNACLLGFILIVLFMIVYYRTSGFIADIALSLNFVFLIATMAYFSATLTLPGIAGMILSLAMAVDANVLILERIREEIHAGKPLVMCIPLGYDKAWSAILDSNLTTWIAAVFLFQFGSGPVKGFAVTLTLGLLIGVFTSVFVSRAIYELWLNSNPKELSI, encoded by the coding sequence ATGCCAAAAAAACTGATGTGGAAATGGATCACTATTTTCGCACTGCTGATTCTGTCAGCATGGCTGCTGTACCCCACCTACAACTGGTACAGCATGCCGCAAACGGAGCGAACCCGGCTGGAAGCCGAACGCAGCCGCCCGAAACGGATTTTGAATCTGGGGCTGGATCTGCGCGGCGGCAGTTATCTGTTGCTGGAGCTCGACGTGTCGAAACTTGACAAGACCGAGAAAACGCAGGACGCGCTCCAGCGCGCCATAGAAATACTGCGCAACCGCATTGACCAGTACGGCGTGGCGGAAACCCCGATCGCCCGGCAAGGCGAGCGCTGGATTTCCGTGCAGCTGCCCGGCATCGCCAACACCGATACCGCGGAAGAGCTTATCGGCAAAACAGCGATGCTGGAATTCAAAACCGTTGACACTTCACCCGCGGCGGAAAAAGTGCTCAGCATGATAAGCGAAGCCGACGAGCCTTTCCTGCAGGACGGTTCGCTTAACCCGGTAATCGCCAAGGAACTGCCCGCTGGCGCCGAAGTGCTCAAAGGCAAGGAAGCGAAGTATTATGTGGTGGAGTCGTCGGTCATTGTCACCGGCGCGTATCTGAAAGACGCCAAGGTGCAGACCGGCGGACAATACGGCTATCCTTATATTTCCTTCACGTTCGACAAGGACGGCGGAAAACTGTTCTCGGAATACACCGGCAGCCATATCGGCAAATACCTGGCGATCGTGCTTGACGGGGTGGTGCACTCCGCGCCGGTGATCAAAAGCAGAATTTCGGGCGGTTCGGGCATCATCGAAGGCAACTTCAGCATAGAGGAAGCCAAAAACCTCGCCATTATCCTGCGCGCCGGCGCGCTGCCCGCGCCCGTGCGGATCATTGAAAAACGCACGGTCGGGCCCGGCGTCGGAGAAGACTCGATCAAAGCGGGCCTTAACGCCTGTCTGCTCGGCTTCATACTGATAGTGCTGTTCATGATTGTTTACTACAGAACGTCCGGCTTCATCGCCGACATCGCTCTCTCGCTCAACTTCGTGTTTCTGATAGCGACAATGGCGTATTTTTCAGCCACGCTCACGCTGCCGGGCATTGCCGGCATGATCCTGTCGCTGGCGATGGCAGTGGATGCCAACGTGCTTATTCTTGAACGCATCCGCGAGGAAATCCATGCCGGCAAGCCGCTTGTGATGTGCATTCCCTTAGGCTATGACAAGGCCTGGAGCGCGATTCTGGATTCCAACCTCACCACCTGGATCGCGGCGGTATTTCTCTTCCAGTTCGGGTCGGGCCCGGTCAAAGGCTTCGCCGTAACGCTTACGCTGGGCCTGCTGATCGGCGTATTCACATCGGTGTTTGTTTCCAGGGCCATATATGAGCTGTGGCTGAACAGCAACCCCAAGGAGTTAAGCATATGA
- the yajC gene encoding preprotein translocase subunit YajC, whose product MTPEGPSFITNMFPIVLVIVIFYFLIIRPQQQQEKQRQKMLAELAQGDKIITTGGVHGVVDAVQETEVIVRVAEKVKLTIQRTAVAAIIKDTSAQPPKGA is encoded by the coding sequence TCTTTTATCACTAATATGTTTCCTATAGTTCTTGTAATAGTCATATTTTACTTTCTTATAATACGCCCTCAGCAGCAGCAGGAAAAACAACGGCAGAAAATGCTGGCGGAACTGGCGCAGGGCGATAAGATAATAACCACCGGCGGCGTGCACGGCGTTGTGGACGCCGTGCAGGAAACCGAAGTTATCGTGCGCGTCGCGGAAAAGGTAAAGCTGACCATTCAGCGCACGGCGGTGGCCGCAATAATAAAGGATACTTCCGCACAACCCCCGAAAGGAGCCTAG